The following proteins come from a genomic window of Nothobranchius furzeri strain GRZ-AD chromosome 1, NfurGRZ-RIMD1, whole genome shotgun sequence:
- the LOC107386441 gene encoding kelch-like protein 10, which produces MTQEGQSSPKMMPVFNELRLDEELTDAVIKFQDVEFKVHKNCLCCIPYFRSLFTQWSPPEDRVYELPFTSAETMKIIIDFVYTGFLVLTDNNVGKIMEVVDYLNYEELLEACSDYLITRLSPHSCINTWKLTSKYYLPKQCSAAFSYILDHFEEVAFSGSFLELSMPEVEHIISSDSLMVRQESAVFESVVRWVSHSPAERQRDTRVLLSKIRLVTMDSEYVWNNVLGNELVKQDGACMSIVLRATRLQQLILLTECGFTGINDPLSRPRLPPAILLAIGGWSGGDPTNALEAYDVMAQRWTTVENTMERPRAYHGSVFLDGFVYCIGGFDRVEYFNSVRRFNLITRTWMEVAPMYHRRCYVSVSALNGLIYAMGGFNGQTRLDTAEYYRPETNQWHQIASMREQRSDASCTAFQGKIYICGGFNGHDCLPSAEFYTPETNHWTLIRPMSSPRSGVGVIAFADRVYAVGGFDGTERLRSAEAYNPQTNTWVDAPPMLTPRSNFGLEVIGDKLIVVGGFNGFSTTFNAEFYSTTTNRWTRICSMNVFRSALSCCVISGLTNMETYAYPREALPLEEEEEEETV; this is translated from the exons ATGACTCAAGAAGGCCAGTCTTCACCCAAGATGATGCCGGTGTTCAATGAACTCCGGTTGGACGAGGAGTTAACCGACGCAGTCATCAAATTTCAGGATGTGGAATTTAAAGTCCACAAGAACTGCCTCTGCTGTATACCGTACTTCCG ATCCCTCTTCACACAGTGGTCTCCTCCAGAAGACAGGGTTTACGAGCTGCCCTTCACGTCAGCTGAAACAATGAAGATCATCATTGACTTCGTTTACACTGGGTTCCTTGTCCTCACAGACAACAACGTAGGCAAAATTATGGAAGTGGTTGACTATCTCAACTATGAGGAGCTACTTGAAGCTTGCAGCGACTATCTCATCACACGACTGTCCCCACACAGCTGCATTAACACCTGGAAGCTTACATCCAAGTACTACCTTCCTAAGCAGTGCTCTGCAGCCTTTTCCTACATCCTTGACCACTTTGAGGAGGTTGCTTTCTCTGGCAGTTTCCTGGAGCTGTCCATGCCAGAAGTCGAACACATCATCAGCAGCGACAGCCTGATGGTGAGACAGGAGAGCGCCGTGTTTGAGTCCGTCGTCAGATGGGTATCCCACTCGCCCGCGGAACGTCAGAGAGACACTCGTGTCCTTTTGTCTAAG ATCAGACTGGTCACAATGGATTCAGAGTACGTATGGAACAACGTGTTGGGAAATGAGCTGGTGAAGCAAGATGGAGCCTGCATGTCCATCGTTTTACGTGCAACTAGACTTCAACAACTTATCTTGCTAACTGAGTGTGGTTTTACTGGAATCAACGACCCCCTCAGCCGTCCTCGCCTGCCTCCCGCCATCCTCCTGGCCATTGGAGGCTGGAGTGGTGGTGATCCAACCAATGCTTTAGAAGCTTATGATGTCATGGCTCAACGCTGGACCACCGTGGAAAACACCATGGAGCGTCCTCGTGCCTATCACGGCTCCGTTTTCTTAGATGGATTTGTTTACTGCATCGGTGGCTTTGACAGAGTGGAGTATTTCAACAGCGTCCGCAGGTTCAATCTCATCACCCGCACTTGGATGGAGGTTGCACCAATGTATCATCGCCGGTGCTACGTGAGTGTCAGCGCTCTGAATGGGCTCATCTATGCAATGGGAGGCTTTAATGGACAAACAAGACTTGATACAGCTGAGTACTACCGTCCTGAAACCAACCAGTGGCATCAAATTGCATCCATGCGTGAGCAAAGAAGTGATGCCAGCTGCACCGCATTTCAGGGAAAG ATCTACATCTGTGGTGGATTCAACGGACACGATTGCCTGCCGTCAGCAGAGTTTTACACACCAGAGACCAACCACTGGACATTGATCCGCCCTATGAGCAGCCCGCGCAGTGGTGTCGGAGTCATCGCGTTTGCAGATCGTGTTTATGCA GTCGGCGGCTTTGACGGTACTGAACGTCTGCGCAGTGCTGAGGCCTACAATCCGCAAACCAATACTTGGGTGGACGCGCCACCTATGCTTACTCCACGCAGCAATTTTGGCCTGGAAGTGATCGGAGACAAGCTCATCGTTGTTGGAGGCTTCAATGGCTTCTCCACCACTTTCAATGCCGAGTTCTACAGCACTACAACCAATCGGTGGACTAGAATCTGCAGCATGAACGTGTTCCGCAGCGCTTTGAGCTGCTGCGTGATATCTGGACTTACAAATATGGAGACTTATGCTTACCCCCGAGAAGCTCTGCctttagaagaggaagaagaggaagagacagTCTGA